In the Arthrobacter sp. Soc17.1.1.1 genome, CAGGATCAGCCGCCACCCTGCCTGCCCCTGCTGGCGGTCACGGTCCTCGCGGGCACCAGGATGCGCAGGGACGGGGACTTCTCATCCGCTGCCTACTACCCCCGGCTGATCACCTTGATGACGTCCGGCCCGAACAGCCTCACCGCCTCGGGGATGAAAAAGCATTTCGACCAGGTCGCCCAGATGTGGGAGACGCTCGACGTCTGGATCGAACACCACCAGCACCTCGTCGGCCCCAGCACCATACGCACCCACCCCACCTTCAGCAGAGTCGGTTACCCCCTCTCCCAGACGGTCCTGAAGGCATCCGACCGGGAACGGCTATCAGACTTCTTCGACAGGCTCCACGTTGACCGGACCTCCCCGCCACCGGCCTCCCAGCTGCTGCGCAAGCTCCGCATCTGGCTCAACAGGCCACGGGGACTGTCCTCCGGATTCCTGGACCTCGTGCAGACAGGGGAAGGTAATCCCCTCCTGCTCGCTGTGATCACCAAACTCGCAACCGCACAGGCAACGGAAACCTCCCCGACCAGCACGTACGTGCCCCTTGAACTCGCGCTGCGCATCAACTCGCAGGACTGGTCCGCAGACTGGGTGATCCCCGTGCACAAGGATCTGGAACAGGACGAACTGCTCCAGAACAACGCAGCCCCGTTGATCATCACCAGACCCGCCTACGGTCCCGTGTATGACGTAGAGGCCGGGGCCATCCCCGCAGGCCCTTCCTTCATTAACCACCCCTACCGGGCCACAGGAACCAGATCGTCGCTCACGAAGAAAGTACGGCAGCTGTGGATACTACGCCGCGAGCCCCTGTCGGGACAGTGGCAGTCCGTACCCGGAATGCACCCCGGCGAGCAGCACCTTCTGGTCGTCCGGGACCAGGATGCCACCGAGATCAGGGACCTGCTCACGAAAAGCGCAGCACCCGGACACCGGAAACTCCGGAGCGCTCTCTTCCCTGGCTGGACTGTCTACGCCGATGTGTCCTTCATCGAACCCATCGATTTCTCCGCGCCCGGCTCATTCAACAGCCCGGCCCAGCTCTTGCACGCACCCTCTAGCACCCGCGCGAAACTGATCAATGGGCTGGCCCTCCGGACAGATCTCGGAGGACGCCACTACCTCCTGGGCGGTGAGCCCGACGTGCAGCTTCCTGAGAACACCGCAGATGGCCAAGTCCGGATCGTCCTGGACCACAAGCTACCCGGCACATCAGTGAGAGCCAGCGGCCTGCCCTTCCCGCTTCGCCCCTTCGGCCCCTTCACCCCGGGAAAGCACTCCATCCGCGTTGACAGCACAGAACTCGAGTTCTTCGTTCATGCCAGCGGCTCCGCGGCCCAGCGGGAAACCCAGCATGAGCGGACCGCCGACATCGAGGCGCTCAATTCCGCCCAGAGGGGTGAAGCACCCCAGTATGTGCTGAACAGGCGGGGAAGGGCGGCGGCAATATGGTTCGTTACCCCCGCCGGGCTTGTGCGACAGCACACCGAACCATTCCCCCGCCAGTCCCTCACCCGCCTGGGCTTTCCCGAGTCTTACCACTGGAAAGCAAAAGTCCCCGGCGGTACAAGCTGGGCCATCACCGAAAAGGCCGGGAAATTCTCCGATCCGCAGTGCATCACCCCTATCCCGCCGAACTTCGGAGTACTGGACGCCCCCGCCCGTGCATTCTGGCGGCGCGTCGCAAAGCAGACGGTAACGAACCCTGACAGGCTCTGGCGCGACTACCTGTCACAGTCCATCCAGGAGAGCATCCATGGACGGTGACCTGCTCCTTCACTGGCTGAGCTCCCGTGAGAAAGACTCCTTCGGCACCGCGATCACAGCAATCGCCGCCATGGCCGAAGGCACAGCGCAAGCTAGGCACAAGGCTGCCTGGACCTGCCTCAGAGGGATGGAGGAACTGGGGCACCTGGACCTGCTACGGGCAGAGAGCCGGTGGTGCATCCGTCCCACCACCATCACCCAGCTCCCCGGACCAGCGGCGCTCGCCCTGATTATCGGCAGGCGGACCCCGGACCTGGAGGCTCACCTCGACGACGCCGCGGCGCTGCACAGGATAGATCCTGCGCCATCCGGGGCCGTATCGTCGGGCAGGCCTTCGACCCTGCTCCTGGAATACGACAGCGAAGCGGACCTGGAGCAGATCGCAACCCGCGCGGGAGCGCTTTTCGTCTCGTGCATCGCGACTGCCAGAGCCGGGAAGCTCGAACCGCTCGCCCCGGGGCTGCGCACCGCCGGGCCCAACCAACATGGATCCCAGATCGACAGGTACAGCGTCCGGGCCCGAAGATTCGAGACTGCCGGGACAATGCGGGAGAACGGGCTGTTCCGGCAGCTTGTCCACGGCCGTAACCAGTACTGGATCCACAGGGCAGGAGAATGGTTCTCCACCACGCATGCTGAAGGCGTCTGCCTTTCCCTGAAGGGTGACGGAACCTCGTATCTCCGGTTCCTGGACGCCGAGGGAACCGGAGACCCTGCCGGTACGCTGCGGGTCGACCCTGCGCTGGTGCTGCCGGTGCGGTGTCGCCAGGTGCTGACCCTGTGCAGCGGGGTCAGTCCTGCCTATACGGCGGACAGGGCATGGATGTACCACAACGTTCCCCTGTCCGTCGCGGCGGCTGTTGCCCGCTGCGTCCACCAGTCTTTGCGGGTGCCCTGATATGTGCCCGCAGCACTCCCGCCTACCTCACAGGAGAGAATGATGACCCTGGATATCGTCGAGACCTTCAGCCATCTGCGGGGCTCCTACTTCCGCTATTACGACACCCCTTTCGGGCTCGCGGATAAGAGCCTCGAGCAGGAGCGGCGCCGCATCCTGGACCGGGACAATGGCGTCTACCGTGAGCCCTTCATCGAGCTGAGACCGGAATACAAGGTATCCGCACTGTCGCTCGAGGAGTCCGCAGCAACGGCGAGCGCTTCGGCGGACCTCGCCGACTTCGCCCGGATGGGACTGATCCCTGACGGCCGGGACCTTTACACGCATCAGGAGTCCGCGCTGGTATCGGCGGTGCGCGATAGGCGAAATGTCGTGGTGACCGCCGGCACCGGTGCAGGCAAGACCGAAGCCTTCCTGCTGCCTCTGCTCTCGAATCTCCTGTCCGAGTCAGCCTCCTGGGCCGGGCGCGGGGCATCCCCGGCATCGTGGTGGGATCGGGGCAGCACGCCATTCACGCCGCAGCGTGCGACGGAAACCGGGCGCGTTAAGGCTGTCCGCTCCATCATCCTGTACCCGATGAACGCACTGGTCGATGATCAGCTCATCCGGCTTCGCAGGACCCTGGACAGCGACGCGGCGCGCAGCTGGCTGGACGCGAACCGGCGCGGTCATCGCTTTTACTTCGGGCGGTACACCGGCGCCACTCCTGTCACCGGGGAGCCCGGCGACAGTACTGCCTTGCGGAACCTGCGTTCCTATATGCGGGACATTGATCACCGGAGCGCGCAGCTGGAGAAGCTTGAGGGTGACTCCCGGTATTTCATGGCGCGTCCCAGGGGAGCGGAGATGGTGTCCAGGTGGGATATGGCCGATGCGGCGCCGGACATTCTCATCACCAACTACTCGATGCTCAACGTACTGCTGCTGCGTGGTCGCGATAGCAGGTACTTCGACTCCACGCGTCGGTGGCTCGAGGCCAGTCCCGCGAACCGGTTCACCTTCGTGGTCGATGAGCTGCATTCCTACCGGGGTACTGCCGGGACCGAGGTCGCGCTGCTGATCCGCAACCTGAAGATGAGACTCGGGCTGGCGGAGGACTCCGGGCAGTTCCAGGTCATCGCCGCCTCGGCTTCCCTGGAGGCGGGCAGGGACGAGGGCTTCGTCGAGGGATTCTTCGGCGTTCCCCGCCAGTCCTTCGATTTCCTGTCCGGGCAGCTCGTGCGTGCACAGGATTCGGTGCTGGATCTTTCCGGGACGGGATTCGCGGATGCTGAGGGCGTTCCCTCCAAGGAGGATATGTCCGCTGCGGCCAGCGCCCTCGGTAATGTCTTCTTCCGGGGCTCGGACGGGACATCCCAGCCGAAGCCGGAAGCAAAATCACTGAAGGCCCTGGGGGACGGCCTGTTTCCCGCGCTGCCGGCGGATGCGCGCGCCGGAGCGCTGCAGAAGCTCCTGAAAACCGCCGGATCAGCAAGAGAAGACTCCGGGGATCTGAGGTGGCCGCTGCTGCGCGCTCATTTGTTCTTCCGCAATGTCCCGGGCATGTGGGCCTGCACGGACCCGGCATGTCCCCAGGCGCCTAGCGGGAGCAGCAGTGGCCGCCCGGTCGGGCGCCTGTACTCCGAACCGGTTAGCCGGTGCTTGTGCGGGTCGCGGGTGCTGGAATTCCTGTACTGCCAGAACTGCGGAGACGTCTTCCTCGGAGGTTACGCGCCTGCGGGCTCGACCCAGCGTCCCGGGGCGCAGGTAACCCTCCTGGCCGACCTGTCGGATATCGACAGGCTCCCCGACCGGGCAGGCCTTGAACGGACTGCCAGCAACTACCTGCTCTACTGGCCCCGTCAGCAGCGGCCTGATCTGGACGAGCTGGAATGGACCGCTGATGGCAGGAAGGTCGAGTACGCCTTCCGCCGATCGGTTCTGATGCCCGGGACCGGCGAACTGCGCCCGACGGCGGATGACGACCATACGGGTTGGACCTTCCACGTATCCTCCCCTACGGCCAGGCAGGGCCCCGCGGCGGGCGTTCCCAAGCGGGACCCCGAGCAGCTCTCCCCGTTCCCCACGCGGTGCCCGAACTGCGCCGATGACTGGGAGATCACGCACACCGCCGACGGGCCGGTGCGGGGAGACGACAAGAAACGCCAGCGCTCACCGATCAGGGCCATGCGGACCGGTTTCGAGAAGATCAACCAGGTGCTGATCACGGAGCTGCTCCAGGACCTTGACCCGGCAAACCGGAAAACCATCGTCTTCACCGACAGTCGGCAGGACGCCGCTAAACTCTCCTCCGGTATCGGGCTGCGGCACTACCAGGATCTGCTGCGGCTGCTTCTTCACGCCGAACTCGCCATCGCGGACCGGACCACCGCCGATATCTCCCTGGCCAGGGAGCGCATCGTCGGCGGAGAGCGAACGCAGGAGAACCTGGAGGCCGTGAAACGGCTGAAGGATAAGGACCTGGGAGCCTACAGCACCCTGCGCGCGGTCTGGGAGGACGAGAGCGAGCTGCCCGAAGCCGAAGCCATCCGGCGGATGTCCGAGCCGCCCGCGCTCCCTGCGCTGACCGGGCGTGTCGGCAAGCGCCTGACGCAGATGGGGCTCAACCCCGGAGGCCCGGCCGCGTCCCTCCAGCACACCAGGGAAGACCCTCCCTCGGCGTGGTCCCGGATGTACCGCTGGGAGCCCTCCCCGGAACGCAGGCAGGACCTGTCCCTCGCACAGGAAAGACTCCAGGACGCCATCGACCTCACACTGCAGAAAGAGGTCATCGACGGATTGTTCTCGGGAGCAGGACGCGACTACGAATCACTGGGGCTGGGATGGATCGGACCGCTGGAGCCAGGTGCCGCCGTCCAGCATTCCCCCTCCTCCCCGGACGCTATCGCCCAGTCCAGCCTGCGCATCCTCGCGGGAATGCGCAGGTTCGCCGGTATGAGGAACGAATCGGAAACACCGCCCCGGAAGCTGAAGAACTTCTGGAAGGCAGCCGCCACCGGGCTCGGCCTGGACATGGACGACATCCAGGCCGGAGTCCTCCGGGCATGGGGCGGAACCGTCTCGAAGTTCCTCATCCACCCCGATGGAGTGACCATCCACCCGCCGGCGGACACCGAATGGATCTGCCGGAACTGCCACCGCCGCCACCTGGTGTATGCGTGTGGCCTGTGCACCTACTGCGGGAAGGACCTCCCCGAGGGGACCGCCCGCGAGAGCGAGCTCGTGGACTACTACGGGTACAAGGCCGTTCACGCACAGGGAGAGTTCCGCCTGACAGCAGCCGAGCTGACCGGCCAGACCGACCGGCTGGACGCCCAGTCCAGGCAGGCCCGCTTCCAGAATGTCTTTCTCGACCAGGCAGAGAACAGGAAAACCGACGGCATCGAGCTTCTATCAGTCACCACCACCATGGAAGCCGGCGTCGACATCGGCGCCCTCGACTCCGTGGTCCTGGCGAACATGCCGCCCACGCGATTCAACTACCAGCAGCGCGTAGGACGCGCCGGGCGCCGCCTCACCCCGATGGCCGTGTCCCTCACCGTCTGCAGGGGCAGGACGCACGACGAATACTACTTCGGCCGGCCAGAACTCATCACCAACGAGCCGACGCCGAAGCCCTACCTCGCACTGGACCGGCCGGAAATCGTCATCCGCGCCCTGAGAAGCGAGGTACTCCGACGGGCATTCGCCGATCTCACCGCTACCCTCACGGAGGAAGAGGGCTTCTCCGGGCCGGGTAGCAACACGCACGGCCAGTTCGGGCTGGTATCCGACTGGCCGGCAGCCGCCCCGCGGCTCGCCGGATGGCTCCATGACCGCCAGGACCTCATCAGCGACGTCATCCGCGGATTAACGGAATACACAGATCTCCCCCCGGAGGACCTAGCCCGGGCACGGCAGAGCATCGGCTCGCTCGCCGAGGACATCTCGCGGATCACCTCCGGCCACACCGCGGGCCATCCCGATCTCAGCCAGCGGCTAGCGGAAAACGGGCTCCTGCCCATGTTCGGTTTCCCCTCGAAAGTCCGCGACCTCTACCTTCAGAGGCCGCGCTCGCCGTTCCCCTGGCCACCGGATAACACCATCAACCGCGATGCGGCAATGGCTGTCAGCCAGTTCGCCCCGGGCAGCGAGCTCGTGCGCGACGGCAGGATCTACCCGGTCATCGGCGTGGCATCCTTCCGCCCGGCCGGCTTCACCGTCCGCCCCGAGGACAATCCCCTCGGCGAGGAACGACTCATCGACATCTGCAGGCAGTGCGCATTCGTCGAGGAGAAACCGGCAGGAGCGGACCACGCCGATCAATCCTGCCCGCGGTGCGGCGCCGACCCCGGAACCTTCGGCACCATCGACCTCCGCGAGCCCGAAGGATACCGGGCAGGCGATTCCAGGGACTTCGACGGAAACTTCTCATGGTCACCCACCTCGACCTCCACCCGAGCCGTCGCCGATCTGCAGGCACTGCTGCAAGTCCCCCTCAGCGACTCCGTCGCCTACTCCGGCCGCGGCAGGAGATACGTAATCAATGACAACGCGGGCAAGTCCTTTCAGTTCCAGCAGGCGCCCCCCGCCGGCCAGTGGGGCGGATACCTCGCACTTACCCCGGGCACGTCGGGCAGCCAGCAGTCAGCACCAATCATCATGGCCGCACTAGGAACGATCCAGCCAACAGACTTCCTGTTCTACGGGCCCCGCTCAGCAGTCAGCGAAGCCCAGGGACTCCGCCTTGACCTCAGGGGCGGCCGGACGCAGCCATACGGGGTATACGACTCCATCCAGGGCCGCAGGGCCGCATGGTACTCACTGAGCTTTCTCATGAGGACAGTGGCCGCTAAAAATCTCGACATCCAGCCCCAGGAATTCAGCGCCGGAATCCACACAGGAATGCAGCAGGGCGAACCCACCACCTTCGCCTTCCTCGCCGACACGCTGGAGAACGGAGCAGGATTCAGCAGCCACCTCGGATCCCCCGGCGTCCTTCCCGGATACCTCGCGGACATCGACGCCTACCTCGCCGACCTCGGAGGCACCCACTCCACCGAGTGCTCCTCCTCCTGCTACCGCTGCCTCCGCGACTACTCCAACATGGCCTACCACGCCCTCCTCGACTGGCGTCTCGCAAGGGACCTCAGAGCGGTCCTCGATGGCCAAGCACTAGCCATCGACATCAGCCACCACCAGCAGGCCATCAGCAGCTGGGCAAAGGTCTACAACGTGACAGGTATCCATAATCATTTCGCCGCCTGCGGCCTCTGGGAAAACCCCGCCGACGGGCGCGTCGCGGTGATCCTGCGCCACCCGCTGGAATCCGCGGAAACCGGCCTGATGTCCGCCCGCCTCACCAAAGCAACAGAGCAGATCCGCGCGGACCACAAGAACCTCGACGGGGTGGTGTACCTCGACGCGTTCATGCTCGACCGCAACCCAGGCCATGCTGTCGGGCTGATCAGGAGCATCAGAACCGATGACTAACCCAGCGGGCATCATCCCGGTCAGCAATCCCGGGAACAGCCAATGACCACGACGGTCACGGCCATGGAAGTCGTCTCCCGGTTCCGGCGTTCTCCCAGCGCACAGACGATCTACCAGAACTGGCTGGCGTCCGAGCACAAGCGGCACGTTGTCTCCGTCGTCATGAGACACGAGGCGCGCACAGTGCTCGCACTGGAAACTGAGGAGATCCTGCAGGTATGCAAGACAACAACGCATGCCCTCGGCAACGTCAAGCGCAGCCAGATATCCTCCGTCCACTCGATCCGCGACTGGCATGCACCCTTCGCGACCATGCATGTCCTTCATTTCATCACCGAGCACCTGGGAAAGCTGCCGACCTGGGAGGAATTCCGGGCCGCCGCACAGCAGCCCCCGTTCTCGGACATGACCTGGACGCCGGCTCGGGACGCCATCAAGGAAGCAATACGGCGAGGATCCGCCCCTGATGACGCGAGGGGCGCCATGCGCTGGCGCATAGGAAACTTCTACTACTCCTTCCTTCGCGAGCAGTACGTCCAGGCGGTACTCCGGGACATAGGGGTGCCCGTCCGGCAGCACCCCCTGGCAGATGCCCTGTTCCGCGTCGACTGCTGGGCCGGTGACACGAACATCGATCTCTACATCGGAAATCCCCTCTACCGGAAGGAAAAAGAGGGCCGCAAACTGCAGGCGAGGCGCTTCCTGAATGACTCCCGACCCCCTTTCCGGACCTGCGGACTGGAACTGTGCACACAGCACATCTTCGGTGAGGTCCACCTGCCCGGCCGCGACGTCATCCAGCGGGCCGCGGAACAGATCAGCCAGCAACGCCGGCAGTAACCGCCGGCAATCCCGGAATGCTCACCCAGGGTGAAGAGAGCACCTGCCCCAGGAAAGCAGATGCCGCGCCAGTGATCCCGCGAAGCACCCAGCCGTGCCAGGCACCATCAAGCTTATGCTCATCATCGCGACTGGAAGTGGTGTGTCCTGGGTTTCGCGTGGTCCGAATTTCTTGGATTCTCATGCCACGGTGATGATGCGGTTGCGCTCAAACTCTATCGGGCTGAGCCATACAAGCTGGCTATGACGGCGTTTTCGGTTGTGCCAGATCTCGAGGTAGTCGAACATCGCGTTCGCCAGTTCGATGCGGGTGTTCCACTTCTGTCGGTCCAGGAGCTCGACCTGCATCCGTGACCAGAACGACTCGATCATCGAGTTGTCGTAGCAGTCACTAATGCTGCCCATCGAAGCCATCAGGCCAGAATCACGCGCCCTCTTCGTAAAGGCCCAGAACCGGAACTGGACCCCGTGATCGGAGTGAATGATCGTCCCCAAGCTGGTGCTCTTCCCAATCCGGCTGTCGATGGCCATTCCCAGCGCGTTCGTCACCAGTGCGGCCGTGGGCGAAGAGTCGATGGACCAACCGACGACTCGCCGTGAATAGGTGTCTAGGACCGCGCAGCAGTAGATTTTTCCCTCGCGCGCTTGCATTCCAGCAGTCGTCGCAACACGGTTGCTCTATGAGGTTCCCAGTAAGGCAGCAAGACGTTCGGCGGGTGTGTTCTCAGTCGAGGGATTTACGGGGCCGGTCGTTCAATTCCGCGGCGACTTCGAGAAGATGCGTGGGGCCATGGGGCGAGGTCGGTGCCTTTGGGTGCCTCTGTGTTTGTCAAGCGGCTGGGTGGGCTGTCGTAGCATCATGGGTGGCAGGTCAGCGAAGTAGACCTCGACGTTCGTCGCGACGCTGAAGGCGCGATGCTCGGCCATTTCGGCGCCTTGGTCCCAGGTCAGGGACTACCGACGCGATGCGGGTAGGTGGTGGACTGTGGTGATCAGCGAATCGCGGACGGCTTCGGCGTTCCTCTCGCGGCCGAGATGTGCGAGCATCACGAACCGGGTCGTCCGCTCGACCAGGGTGGCGATCGTGGAGCCGCCTAGAGCACTGATGATGAGATCACCTTCCTTACGTTGTTGTGTTGGGTGATTTCGGGGCTGTCGTAGTGTTTCGATCACCCTCGGGCAGCGGGTACGGCTGAGATCGCCCTGCCGCATGGACGGCTTACTGGGAATGACCGCCCGCTGCCCGCCGATGACCCGACCGCTGATTGAGAGTTGCGACATTGATCGCTGGGTAAGGACGTGCCGGCGCGGTTATCGACAGGGCTACCACTAGCTGTTCTGTGTCATGACGTTGGTGACGCCTTGGTGGAGGCGTGCGGCTGGAGGCCGGTTCCCGATTGCGGTATGGGCTCGATGGTAGTTGTAGTGGATGTTCCAGGTCATGATCGCGGCGGCGCGTTGTGCCTCTGAGGTCCATTCGCGGGCGTAATGAAGCTCCTCGGCCAGGGTTCGGTTGTAGCGTTCCACCTTGCCGTTGTGCTTCGGAGTGTGGGGTCGGATGCACTAATGACGGGCCGCGGTGGCCAGGATGCTCCGGTTGAACTTCCTCGCACGGTAGTTGGCCCCGTTGTCGGTCACGGCGCGGGTGATGCGGTGGATGCCGTGAGCGGCGAAAAACGCCCGTGCCCGAGCCCAGAACCCGATCGTGGTCGCCAAGATTTCGTTCGGCAGGGCCTCGGTGTAAGCCAGGCGTGAGAACCCGTCCACGGCCGAATGCAGATACACGTAGCCGACCCGGGCGCCCGCGGTCTTGGCTTGGGCCTTAGCA is a window encoding:
- a CDS encoding DEAD/DEAH box helicase, coding for MMTLDIVETFSHLRGSYFRYYDTPFGLADKSLEQERRRILDRDNGVYREPFIELRPEYKVSALSLEESAATASASADLADFARMGLIPDGRDLYTHQESALVSAVRDRRNVVVTAGTGAGKTEAFLLPLLSNLLSESASWAGRGASPASWWDRGSTPFTPQRATETGRVKAVRSIILYPMNALVDDQLIRLRRTLDSDAARSWLDANRRGHRFYFGRYTGATPVTGEPGDSTALRNLRSYMRDIDHRSAQLEKLEGDSRYFMARPRGAEMVSRWDMADAAPDILITNYSMLNVLLLRGRDSRYFDSTRRWLEASPANRFTFVVDELHSYRGTAGTEVALLIRNLKMRLGLAEDSGQFQVIAASASLEAGRDEGFVEGFFGVPRQSFDFLSGQLVRAQDSVLDLSGTGFADAEGVPSKEDMSAAASALGNVFFRGSDGTSQPKPEAKSLKALGDGLFPALPADARAGALQKLLKTAGSAREDSGDLRWPLLRAHLFFRNVPGMWACTDPACPQAPSGSSSGRPVGRLYSEPVSRCLCGSRVLEFLYCQNCGDVFLGGYAPAGSTQRPGAQVTLLADLSDIDRLPDRAGLERTASNYLLYWPRQQRPDLDELEWTADGRKVEYAFRRSVLMPGTGELRPTADDDHTGWTFHVSSPTARQGPAAGVPKRDPEQLSPFPTRCPNCADDWEITHTADGPVRGDDKKRQRSPIRAMRTGFEKINQVLITELLQDLDPANRKTIVFTDSRQDAAKLSSGIGLRHYQDLLRLLLHAELAIADRTTADISLARERIVGGERTQENLEAVKRLKDKDLGAYSTLRAVWEDESELPEAEAIRRMSEPPALPALTGRVGKRLTQMGLNPGGPAASLQHTREDPPSAWSRMYRWEPSPERRQDLSLAQERLQDAIDLTLQKEVIDGLFSGAGRDYESLGLGWIGPLEPGAAVQHSPSSPDAIAQSSLRILAGMRRFAGMRNESETPPRKLKNFWKAAATGLGLDMDDIQAGVLRAWGGTVSKFLIHPDGVTIHPPADTEWICRNCHRRHLVYACGLCTYCGKDLPEGTARESELVDYYGYKAVHAQGEFRLTAAELTGQTDRLDAQSRQARFQNVFLDQAENRKTDGIELLSVTTTMEAGVDIGALDSVVLANMPPTRFNYQQRVGRAGRRLTPMAVSLTVCRGRTHDEYYFGRPELITNEPTPKPYLALDRPEIVIRALRSEVLRRAFADLTATLTEEEGFSGPGSNTHGQFGLVSDWPAAAPRLAGWLHDRQDLISDVIRGLTEYTDLPPEDLARARQSIGSLAEDISRITSGHTAGHPDLSQRLAENGLLPMFGFPSKVRDLYLQRPRSPFPWPPDNTINRDAAMAVSQFAPGSELVRDGRIYPVIGVASFRPAGFTVRPEDNPLGEERLIDICRQCAFVEEKPAGADHADQSCPRCGADPGTFGTIDLREPEGYRAGDSRDFDGNFSWSPTSTSTRAVADLQALLQVPLSDSVAYSGRGRRYVINDNAGKSFQFQQAPPAGQWGGYLALTPGTSGSQQSAPIIMAALGTIQPTDFLFYGPRSAVSEAQGLRLDLRGGRTQPYGVYDSIQGRRAAWYSLSFLMRTVAAKNLDIQPQEFSAGIHTGMQQGEPTTFAFLADTLENGAGFSSHLGSPGVLPGYLADIDAYLADLGGTHSTECSSSCYRCLRDYSNMAYHALLDWRLARDLRAVLDGQALAIDISHHQQAISSWAKVYNVTGIHNHFAACGLWENPADGRVAVILRHPLESAETGLMSARLTKATEQIRADHKNLDGVVYLDAFMLDRNPGHAVGLIRSIRTDD
- a CDS encoding DDE-type integrase/transposase/recombinase, which gives rise to MQAREGKIYCCAVLDTYSRRVVGWSIDSSPTAALVTNALGMAIDSRIGKSTSLGTIIHSDHGVQFRFWAFTKRARDSGLMASMGSISDCYDNSMIESFWSRMQVELLDRQKWNTRIELANAMFDYLEIWHNRKRRHSQLVWLSPIEFERNRIITVA